The Humulus lupulus chromosome 7, drHumLupu1.1, whole genome shotgun sequence region aagtaaataaatgaaaaataggGACTTCAACAAGTGCTCATCCATGTCTCTCAGGTGTCCACTGATCAGTCTCTTTCTCTATCTATCTCCAACCCCTCGCCACCGCCGTCGACGGCGTCGTCCGTTGCCGTGGTTGAAGTTGACAGCAAACAATCAATCAAGCACCACCGACCTCTCCTCCTCTCTATTCCAAGCTTCATCATCAACTAGAACCCACGGCTGTAAGTGTTCATTTCTTCTCTGTTATTAGTTGTTGTATCTTCTCGATCTGAGTTTTTGTCCAATTTCCTCTCGATTGATCCAATTCATTTCTTTCTGGGTTGGTTTTTTATTACATTCACTGTCTGATTCTTTTTTCTGTTTTTAATTAAATGGAGAAATTTAATTTGATTTTTCAATTTGAGCAAGGTCGAGTCTTTCATAGTAGCTTTGCTAAGACCCACGAATCACATTCATCTAATCCTTAAGGGAAAGCTGGTACTTTATTATGTTCTCTTCCCTAACGACCCGTATTAGGGTTTTTGGCTCTAGGGTTTTGTTTCTTATGGAACAAGGTTTAGGTTAGGTTACTCCTTGGCTCCAAAAGCCTCAATTTTGAATCCCTTTTATGGTTTGTGCTTACGGGCCCTCCTCAAATACGCTTTTATTGGGATTTATTTCCCATTCGAAATCTCAATTTTGCATACCCTTTTGAAGACGTTGAATTTGAATTTGTATGTCGTTTTTGTTCGAGTTTTGGGCTCCTAAAAAAAGTTTCTTTTTTGTCATTGCTCAAAAagggtgtttttttttttggacaggTGGAGAAAGATGATTGCCGAGAAACCTAGTTGGATAAGGCATGAGGGAATGCAAATTTTCTCCATTGATGTTCAACCTGGTGGGCTTAGGGTTGCTACTGGTGGGGGTGACCATAAGGTATGCGATTTTTATATTTGATTCTCAACATGCTATTCTAGACTAATTGTAGGTATATGTAGAGACtaaaattcatttaaattaagGAAATATTTATCATGATTCATAACTTGATTTTTGCTTGGTTGATGTAAATCGTTGAAGTTTAGAGCATTTAAGTTTCTTTATTTCTGTGTTCCTTGTAATAAGACTAGAGGAAAAAGTTGGTTCGGCTTAGTCCGAAAGGCTCTATGCTTTGTTTTCATATAGGAAATGGAGTTGCTATTAAGATTTTTATCAAAATTATGACTTTGGAAACGTAATTTGTATTTGATGTTCAGTTTTCCATGCCTTGTGTTAGTTGATTCTTTTGATATCTTTCTTGTTTTCTAGAGCTAACGACAGATTTTTATTTTGGAGAGGGAAAGAAAGTGGACTTGTTttaacatttgaaaaaaatacaaGGAAGTCCGAAAGGATCAGACTAAAAAATTACTACAAATAGCCCCAATCGGCCTAAATCAGAAATAAAACTCCTGTAAACTCTTTCACATTGAATAACCAAATGGCTACCCAAAATCTAACTTTATCCAAATGGCTACCCAAATAGATTATCTAGAGAATTCTCAATGTCTTTAAAAAGCCTTCTGTTCTGCTCTAACCAGATCCACCAACCTATAGTCATAGTAGCTTCATTCCACAACTTTCATTTCTTCTTGTCTGTTGAAATAAAAGAAAACAGAAACTCAGCAATGTTGCTATAACATGCATTGCACCTTAAATTCATCAAGTAATCTGTTCTAAAGCTGAACAGAGGAATCACAATGTAAAAACAAGTGAAAAGTATCACCATTCTTTTCAGATAATTTAGTTCAGATGTCATTTTCCCCAGCATCATCATTCTATGTTTATTGCAGGTCAGGATATGGAACATGAAATCTCTTGGTAGAGATGTGGATAAGGAAGAACCAACACAAAGGCTTCTGGCAACACTTCGCGATCACTTTGGATCTGTCAACTGTGTTCGATGGGCCAAGCATGGTAGATATCTTGCTTCTGGGTCTGACGATCAAGTGATTTTAGTTCATGAGAGGAAGCCTGGTTCTGGGACAACAGAGTTTGGTAGTGGAGAACCTCCAGATGTAGAGAATTGGAAAGTTACGTTGACTTTGAGGGGGCATACTGCAGATGTGGTAATGTCATTGTTTTTTACATTAAAAAATCACCTCAGATGTAATTCTAATTCTTTAGGTTCTGCATTTTTCTTTGTTATGTATtgttcatgcatatgaactgtgttTTCTTTTGAAAAGATCATGTCATTTTTGCTATATTGGAACCAACTTTTGACAGAAATTTGCTCTTTATGATGTAAGGTGTGTTGCATATACTTAtctgtttttattttcttttaattttaggGGGAGGGTAGGGGGGTATGTGGATGGGAGTAATTAAGCAGAGTTATGTGTTTTCTTATGTGCCCTATGCTAAATTTCTTGATTTCTATATGATCCTGCGAGTATCGTCTAACTAGGGAGTTGCATTCCGATGTGTGAAGTAGGTGGATCTCAATTGGTCTCCTGATGACTCGACATTGGCTAGTGGGAGTTTAGATAACACTGTACATATATGGAATATGAGTAATGGCATCTGCATTGCTGTTCTTAGGGGCCACTCTAGCCTGGTCAAAGGTGTGACGTGGGATCCCATTGGCTCTTTTATAGCAAGTCAATCAGATGACAAGACTGTTATTATCTGGCGAACTAGTGACTGGAGTCTTGCTCATAGGACAGATGGTCACTGGACAAAATCAGTATGTTTTATTGTGATGTTCATGTTGTGAAGTTATAGGATTCATCTTTCTTTCTAATGGGATTATGTTCTTTCAGCTTGGATCTACCTTTTTCAGGCGACTTGGATGGTCCCCTTGTGGTCACTTTATCACCACCACACATGGGTTCCAGAAACCAAGGCACTCAGCACCTGTTCTAGAGAGAGGGGAGTGGTCTGCCACCTTCGATTTCTTGGGACATAATGCTCCTGTAATTGTGGTGAAGTTTAATCATTCTATGTTCCGTAGGAATGCCACCAGTTCTCAGGAAACGAAAACTACTGCTGGTGCGGGATGGGCAAATGGGGGTTCAAAGGCTGGGGCTAAAGAACCACAACCATATAATGTAATTGCAATTGGGAGTCAGGATAGGACAATAACTGTTTGGACAACTGCAAGTCCCCGTCCTCTCTTTGTTGCGAAGCATTTTTTTACTCAAAGTGTTGTGGATTTATCTTGGTATGTTTATTACTTTTCAATGTAATCTTTTTTGCTACTGAAGAAAAAGGGAACATATAGCATAATCTGtaaatgtttttatttattttctatgttCTATTTTAGTTTGAATTAATTCTTCGATTTTTATGTCAGTGGTTAATTGTTTTTGACATGTTCATTTTCTCCTTCTGAAAACAGGAGTCCTGATGGGTACTCACTTTTTGCATGTTCCCTGGATGGTTCAGTGGCTAGTTTCCATTTTGAGTCGAAAGAACTCGGCAGCAGGCTTAGTGATGCTGAGTTGGATGAGCTGAAAAGAAGTCGTTATGGTGACGTAAGAGGTAGACAGGCAAATTTGGCTGAAAGTCCAGCACAGTTATTGCTTGAAGCTGCTTCTGCCAAGCAAGCCCCTAGCAAAAAAGCAGTTTCAGATGTTCAGCAGAACCAGATGCTTACAAAACCTTCTGTTGATGTTGGGGTTGCAACAAAGGCTACTGAGCCTCAGGTTGATGAGAAGAAGAAAGCTGTAGGAGCTACTGGTGATGGGTTGAATAAGGTTTCAACCTCTACCCGTATGGCAAGTCCTGTCAAGCAGAGGGAGTATAGACGGCCTGATGGCAGAAAGAGGATTATTCCTGAAGCTGTTGGAGTGCCTCTTCAGCAGGATAACATTTCGTCTGGGACTCAGTGCCAAGCACTGGAGTTCCCTCCTGCATCATCTGATCCCAGAAAGGAAGATAACGGACTGGTTCCTGCTGATTCTAGTGTCAGAGAAAGTTCTCTTAGGGGTACAACAAGCAAAACCTCTGATTTGAAAGAGCGGTCTGGAGTCACTGCAAAGGCTACAATTACTGAGAGTCTTGTTATCGAAAAAGTTTCTGCTGCTTCTGGTAGAGATGGAACCATCAATGTGGAACAGTCAGGAAGTGTGAAGGCTTGTACTTCATCTGGATCTGGTAATACTACTCTTTCAATTAGGGTGTTTGACAAAAAAGAAGTTGCCATTCCAATTTGCTTGGAAGCACGGCAACGAGAACATGCTTTGAATGACATTGTTGGATTGGGAAGCACATTTATCATGAAGGAAACAGAAATTAATTGCACAAGGGGTTCCGAATTACTTTGGTCTGATAGGATCTCTGGTAATGTCACTGTTTTAGCGGGAAATGCAAACATCTGGGCTGTTGGGTCTGAAGATGGATGCCTACAGGTATGACACATAATCCCCCACCCCTCTTCTTCTGTtaactttattcatttttctAATAATTCTTTGCTGCATGCTCGGTTTTgactttttttgtttttaaatttttttgtttttatatatataaagcatTTAGCCCTCATAAGTTCCAAGGGTGATTAGTCTGACCTTTTCACTTAACATGTTGTAGTTTCGAATTCTATCTTTAATTTTCTGATATAATTTTTGTTGAACTATTTCATTACTctcaatattttataaatatttaagtgGTGGAAGCTTTTTCTATATGAATCATATATCTTGAATCCTTTACAGTTAATTATGTTCAAGCTTTTCTAGTATCATGTTAAAATTTGCAAAAAATCTCTGAAGTGATTGCAAAAGCAAATTTTAAGTAATGCCCTGTTGAAGGCTGTTTATTGTCTATTGGTTGGTTTTTTTTTCCCTCTGTCCTAGTTGAATGTTCATTAATCTTTTTAAGGGAGTTGGTTAAGAATACAACGAGCATCAAAGAGCGGAGATAAAATGAAAATGCTTATGTTTGCTCACTGCATTACTACCCATTTAACTTGTGCTTTGACAAACTGTGTATTGATCATACTCATTTCATCAGTGCTTACtggcatttatatatatatatataataataataattgttttgtttataGTCCTAACAGATTTATCAAATAAACATACTCGCATTTTTTGCCCTGCATTGAACTACTTGGGgttattaaaaacatatttacCTTTGATGCTATATTTTTCTAGTTCTTATCAGGGTAGTAAAATTAAATGGAAATTCAACTTTTAAGATTTGAGTTGCTGAGCTTTTTCTTTAATTCATGCTTGAAAAGAATACAAAATTGTTTACTCAGACAATTTGTCGTGTATGTATCATGTATGATCATTTCCAAATAATAGGTATGAATGGATTAGTTATAGATTTTTTTATTGATTAGTATTTCGATAAGGATTAAAGAATTATATTAATTCAATCTgtataggttagggttaaaattaaATTTGATAATTATGAGTTTTATGCAGACAGATACAAATTAAATTTGCATTGGTCTGTTAGAAATTTATATTGTTTCCTTTTCCTTTTTCCCTTTGAGAAGGTTTACACAAAATGTGGGAGACGTGCAATGCCAACCATGATGATGGGGTCTGCGGCAACATTTATAGATTGTGATGAGTGCTGGAAGCTGCTATTGGTCACAAGGAAAGGTTCCATGTATGTATGGGACTTGTTCAATCAGAAATGTCTTCTTCATGATTCGTTGGCATCCTTGTTTGTTGCTAACTCAAATGCATCTGCAAAAGATGCAGGTAATAGACAACTTTTGTTATGGGATCCAAAGCCATGTGATTTGTGAGCATGAAGTTTGGTATTGTGCTTCTTGCTAATTATCTTGTTGTTTTCCACCCTTTTTCAGGATCAATCAAAGTTATATCAGCAAAGTTATCAAAATCTGGATCGCCACTTGTTGTTCTTGCTACTCGCCATGCCTTCCTTTTTGACATGAGCCTCATGTGTTGGCTGAGGGTTGCAGATGATTGTTTCCCTGCTTCAAATTTTGCAAGCTCATGGAATCTAAGTTCAATTCAGAGTGGCGAGTTGGCTGCCTTGCAGGTTGATGTTAGAAAATATTTGGCCAGGAAGCCAGGTTGGAGCAGGTTTGTATATGATGATCTGTTCTTTATGGTTCTTCTTTATCTAATTTGGTTCAATTTATAGACGTAGAACGAATGCTTCGTGTACTCTTGAAGTACTCATATGTTAATCAAACAGTTTAGTGGCATTAAGTATTTATTATTGAAGTTTCTACTATTGTTCGAATGCAAATCACATTGTATATTCCCACTCAAGTCTGTTAGCTAATGAGGTCCTCACTGTCACTTGTTATCTTTTTGTGAGAATTTATTAGGTTAAATGTTTGTGTAGGGTGACTGATGATGGAGTGCAGACACGAGCTCATTTAGAATCTCAGTTGGCTTCTTCATTAGCTTTGAAGTCTCCTAAAGAATATCGCCAATGCCTTCTGTCATACGTACGCTTTCTAGCAAGGTGatcttctaatttttttatattgatGTATGATCAACATCTCACTTTGTCTGACTCATTATATGCTTAGGCCGTGTCATTGTTTTTTAAAACCTCGTCACCAAGATAAAAATAAGAGGAATATATAAATGATAGTTTGTTTTTACTTGCTGTTTAGCTCTTTGGGAAAGTATGTTCAATTAGGCTATTTAGGTTTCTGTCATTATGTGGGGGGACTGGGAATGATTTTCCAATGTCTATGAATGGTATGTTCATGAGTTATAGT contains the following coding sequences:
- the LOC133789307 gene encoding protein HIRA isoform X1, yielding MIAEKPSWIRHEGMQIFSIDVQPGGLRVATGGGDHKVRIWNMKSLGRDVDKEEPTQRLLATLRDHFGSVNCVRWAKHGRYLASGSDDQVILVHERKPGSGTTEFGSGEPPDVENWKVTLTLRGHTADVVDLNWSPDDSTLASGSLDNTVHIWNMSNGICIAVLRGHSSLVKGVTWDPIGSFIASQSDDKTVIIWRTSDWSLAHRTDGHWTKSLGSTFFRRLGWSPCGHFITTTHGFQKPRHSAPVLERGEWSATFDFLGHNAPVIVVKFNHSMFRRNATSSQETKTTAGAGWANGGSKAGAKEPQPYNVIAIGSQDRTITVWTTASPRPLFVAKHFFTQSVVDLSWSPDGYSLFACSLDGSVASFHFESKELGSRLSDAELDELKRSRYGDVRGRQANLAESPAQLLLEAASAKQAPSKKAVSDVQQNQMLTKPSVDVGVATKATEPQVDEKKKAVGATGDGLNKVSTSTRMASPVKQREYRRPDGRKRIIPEAVGVPLQQDNISSGTQCQALEFPPASSDPRKEDNGLVPADSSVRESSLRGTTSKTSDLKERSGVTAKATITESLVIEKVSAASGRDGTINVEQSGSVKACTSSGSGNTTLSIRVFDKKEVAIPICLEARQREHALNDIVGLGSTFIMKETEINCTRGSELLWSDRISGNVTVLAGNANIWAVGSEDGCLQVYTKCGRRAMPTMMMGSAATFIDCDECWKLLLVTRKGSMYVWDLFNQKCLLHDSLASLFVANSNASAKDAGSIKVISAKLSKSGSPLVVLATRHAFLFDMSLMCWLRVADDCFPASNFASSWNLSSIQSGELAALQVDVRKYLARKPGWSRVTDDGVQTRAHLESQLASSLALKSPKEYRQCLLSYVRFLAREADESRLREVCESFLGPPTGMAESTSLDPKNLAWDPFVLGIRKHKLLREDILPALATNRKVQRLLNEFMDILSEYESVEADKQQKTQIAPTCTTADPMDCVPSATNKKVSAPTTTDGVETQTVPTITNKKDNTTATDQENSARKTDRVDLNSPLIDEMDLSPQAKDAGS
- the LOC133789307 gene encoding protein HIRA isoform X2, which codes for MSNGICIAVLRGHSSLVKGVTWDPIGSFIASQSDDKTVIIWRTSDWSLAHRTDGHWTKSLGSTFFRRLGWSPCGHFITTTHGFQKPRHSAPVLERGEWSATFDFLGHNAPVIVVKFNHSMFRRNATSSQETKTTAGAGWANGGSKAGAKEPQPYNVIAIGSQDRTITVWTTASPRPLFVAKHFFTQSVVDLSWSPDGYSLFACSLDGSVASFHFESKELGSRLSDAELDELKRSRYGDVRGRQANLAESPAQLLLEAASAKQAPSKKAVSDVQQNQMLTKPSVDVGVATKATEPQVDEKKKAVGATGDGLNKVSTSTRMASPVKQREYRRPDGRKRIIPEAVGVPLQQDNISSGTQCQALEFPPASSDPRKEDNGLVPADSSVRESSLRGTTSKTSDLKERSGVTAKATITESLVIEKVSAASGRDGTINVEQSGSVKACTSSGSGNTTLSIRVFDKKEVAIPICLEARQREHALNDIVGLGSTFIMKETEINCTRGSELLWSDRISGNVTVLAGNANIWAVGSEDGCLQVYTKCGRRAMPTMMMGSAATFIDCDECWKLLLVTRKGSMYVWDLFNQKCLLHDSLASLFVANSNASAKDAGSIKVISAKLSKSGSPLVVLATRHAFLFDMSLMCWLRVADDCFPASNFASSWNLSSIQSGELAALQVDVRKYLARKPGWSRVTDDGVQTRAHLESQLASSLALKSPKEYRQCLLSYVRFLAREADESRLREVCESFLGPPTGMAESTSLDPKNLAWDPFVLGIRKHKLLREDILPALATNRKVQRLLNEFMDILSEYESVEADKQQKTQIAPTCTTADPMDCVPSATNKKVSAPTTTDGVETQTVPTITNKKDNTTATDQENSARKTDRVDLNSPLIDEMDLSPQAKDAGS